CTTTTTCTCCTCCAATTTGCCCATCTTTTCCATAGCTACAAATATGCAAGTTTCCTTCATTATCACTACATATCACATAAAAGCGATTCCAAGGATCTTTGACGGTATCTTCATCAACAGGCTTCCAGCTGGTTTCGGGATGAGGTTTTGTAAGGAGCTCCAGAGTATCTCCTTCATTTAAGGGAGAAACTTCTTCTTCAAATTGAGAAACCAAAATCGGAAGTTGCTTTGCTTGAACATCACGAACTTTCAAAACTTTTGCCTTATCCACTACCCCCAAATCTAAACTCGCATAGACGATGCCAATAATGATGCCCAAAACTAAAAGAACCAATGCCAACTCAAAAAGAGTCAAGCCTTTACGATAACGAAACTTTTTCATAATTATGAGAAAAACCATGCTAACAAAAGAATCAATTCTTTTTTTTACATCTCAATGTATCGGGTCAGATTATAGATGGGAAGTAAAATAGCAGACATGATGACTCCAATCAAAAGCCCCATGATCACAATCATAGCTGGTTCAATCAAGGTGGAAAAACGCTGAATGGTGGCATCAATTTCATCTTCGGTGATTTCTGCTGTTTTCAATAACATATGGGCTAGGGTATCTGTGGATTCTCCTGCCGAGATCATACCCTTTACCATGAAAGTAAGGATCTTCGAGTCCGAAAATGCTTCAGAAATCTTTGCTCCCTCTTTGATTTTTTCGATGGCATTCAGGATTTCTTTTTCGAA
The sequence above is a segment of the Leptospiraceae bacterium genome. Coding sequences within it:
- a CDS encoding type II secretion system protein GspG; the encoded protein is MVFLIIMKKFRYRKGLTLFELALVLLVLGIIIGIVYASLDLGVVDKAKVLKVRDVQAKQLPILVSQFEEEVSPLNEGDTLELLTKPHPETSWKPVDEDTVKDPWNRFYVICSDNEGNLHICSYGKDGQIGGEKENQDFYLDDKNTWPEWLRK